The Deinococcus humi genome has a segment encoding these proteins:
- a CDS encoding DUF418 domain-containing protein has product MTAPLPPDAALPARTERGPVRTRAPLPDVLRGLALLGILVVNAQDFAGFREWTQTGLDRAVQVLTDVLANGRFISIFAMLFGWGAAGLLQKQGLGVFARRHLVLLAVGSLHFMLVWHGDIISLYAVLAFGLLATARMTARGLLTLAAVLGAWWLGLGLLEGFAARAQGLAAPRFTGLPSLFSGETYTEVVSGRAADFLSELIGSSLYNGAWLLALFCLGAAAGRVGLLLRPHEHVRLLRGLTIWGLLIGLPLGVLLAWLNTRGDYASGLIAIPVRMGGGLASALGYVGVIGLLTVHDRLGPLRVFAAGGRVAMSNYITQSLIMTAIFYPYAGAQFGQWDAAAAVGLALVLGLLQLPVSAWWLRRFGTGPLEWLVRRLVYWK; this is encoded by the coding sequence ATGACCGCCCCGCTGCCGCCGGACGCTGCGCTGCCTGCCCGCACTGAACGCGGCCCTGTCAGAACGCGCGCGCCGCTGCCCGATGTGCTGCGGGGACTGGCCCTGCTGGGAATTCTGGTGGTGAACGCGCAGGATTTCGCAGGATTTCGCGAGTGGACCCAGACCGGGCTGGACCGCGCCGTGCAGGTGTTGACCGACGTGCTGGCCAATGGGCGGTTCATCAGCATCTTCGCCATGCTGTTCGGCTGGGGTGCGGCGGGACTGCTGCAAAAGCAGGGGCTGGGCGTGTTCGCGCGGCGGCATCTGGTCCTGCTGGCGGTGGGCTCCCTGCATTTCATGCTGGTGTGGCACGGCGACATCATCTCGCTGTATGCAGTCCTGGCTTTCGGGCTGCTGGCGACGGCCCGGATGACGGCCCGTGGTCTGCTGACGCTGGCCGCAGTGCTGGGCGCGTGGTGGCTGGGCCTGGGCCTACTGGAGGGTTTCGCCGCGCGGGCACAGGGGCTGGCTGCGCCCAGGTTCACAGGGCTCCCCTCCCTATTTTCCGGCGAAACCTACACGGAGGTGGTCTCAGGGAGGGCCGCCGATTTCCTGAGCGAACTCATCGGGAGCAGCCTCTACAACGGTGCATGGCTGCTGGCCCTGTTCTGTCTTGGCGCGGCGGCGGGCCGCGTGGGCCTGCTGCTGCGTCCCCACGAGCATGTCCGACTGTTGCGCGGGCTGACCATCTGGGGCCTGCTGATCGGCCTGCCGCTGGGCGTGTTGCTGGCATGGTTGAACACACGGGGCGACTACGCCAGCGGATTGATCGCCATCCCCGTGCGCATGGGTGGCGGGCTGGCCTCCGCGCTGGGCTACGTGGGCGTGATCGGCCTGCTGACGGTGCATGATCGTCTGGGACCACTGCGCGTTTTTGCGGCTGGTGGACGCGTCGCCATGAGCAACTACATCACCCAGAGCCTGATCATGACCGCCATCTTTTACCCCTACGCGGGCGCACAGTTCGGACAGTGGGATGCGGCCGCGGCGGTGGGACTGGCGCTGGTCCTGGGCCTGTTGCAACTGCCAGTCAGCGCGTGGTGGCTGCGCCGCTTCGGCACCGGCCCATTGGAGTGGCTGGTGCGGCGGTTGGTGTACTGGAAGTGA